A window from Streptomyces sp. NBC_00271 encodes these proteins:
- a CDS encoding DUF5998 family protein: MAKTSTTTQGLRAAIERSGYYPALVAEAVEAAIGGDTIRSYLVHQETTFDANEVRRHVTVLVLTGNRFIVSHTDEQNADTTSPTPYATTSTESVKLGRISSVVVSRVVANPESYTPGALPREVVLTIGWGAVSRIDLEPAACGDPNCEADHGYTGNSTADDLSLRVSEAGDGPETVRQALAFAQSLSEATADITR, from the coding sequence ATGGCCAAGACCAGTACGACGACCCAGGGGCTGCGAGCGGCGATCGAGCGCAGCGGCTACTACCCGGCCCTCGTGGCCGAGGCGGTGGAGGCCGCGATCGGCGGCGACACCATCCGGTCGTACCTGGTCCACCAGGAGACCACGTTCGACGCCAACGAGGTGCGCCGGCACGTGACCGTGCTCGTCCTCACCGGCAACCGCTTCATCGTGAGCCACACCGACGAGCAGAACGCGGACACGACCTCACCGACGCCGTACGCCACGACCTCGACCGAGTCCGTGAAACTCGGCCGGATCTCGTCGGTCGTCGTCAGCCGGGTCGTCGCCAACCCCGAGTCGTACACGCCGGGCGCGCTGCCCCGCGAGGTCGTCCTGACCATCGGCTGGGGCGCGGTCTCCCGCATCGACCTGGAGCCCGCGGCCTGCGGCGACCCCAACTGCGAGGCGGACCACGGCTACACGGGCAACTCGACGGCGGACGACCTGAGCCTGCGCGTCAGCGAGGCCGGGGACGGCCCGGAGACGGTGCGCCAGGCCCTCGCCTTCGCGCAGTCCCTCTCCGAGGCGACCGCGGACATCACCCGCTGA
- a CDS encoding VOC family protein encodes MTEARESAGPNGTTNARHAPGVPCWVSLMVHGMATTQEFYGELFGWEFQPGPRQLGPYARALLDGHEVAGIGQMPPDRHLPIAWTPYFASEDVNHTAESVRHCGGTVGVGPLDAGEAGRLLIASDPTGAVFGVWQAAAHLGTALHGVHGTPAWIELVTRDTESVVKFYQGVFGHEPEPVVSADFDYMTLHIDGRPVAGMHGVGHGLPRDRGAHWLTYFEVADVDEAVAQATDLGGHLLKAAHDSPYGRVATVADPEGAVFSVIRTER; translated from the coding sequence ATGACCGAGGCACGGGAGTCGGCCGGCCCGAACGGCACCACGAACGCTCGGCACGCACCCGGCGTGCCCTGCTGGGTGAGCCTGATGGTGCACGGGATGGCCACGACCCAGGAGTTCTACGGAGAGCTGTTCGGCTGGGAGTTCCAGCCGGGCCCGCGGCAGCTCGGCCCGTATGCGCGGGCGCTGCTCGACGGCCACGAGGTGGCGGGAATCGGACAGATGCCACCCGACCGGCATCTGCCGATCGCCTGGACGCCGTACTTCGCCTCGGAGGACGTGAACCACACCGCCGAGTCGGTACGGCACTGCGGCGGCACCGTGGGCGTGGGTCCCCTGGACGCCGGAGAGGCCGGGCGGCTGCTGATCGCCTCGGACCCCACGGGCGCCGTCTTCGGGGTCTGGCAGGCGGCGGCCCATCTGGGAACGGCGCTCCACGGGGTGCACGGCACCCCCGCCTGGATCGAGTTGGTGACCCGCGACACCGAAAGCGTCGTCAAGTTCTACCAGGGGGTCTTCGGACACGAGCCGGAGCCGGTCGTCTCGGCCGACTTCGACTACATGACCCTGCACATCGACGGCCGCCCGGTGGCAGGCATGCACGGCGTCGGCCACGGCCTGCCCCGCGACCGCGGCGCGCACTGGCTGACGTATTTCGAGGTCGCGGACGTGGACGAGGCCGTCGCCCAGGCCACCGATCTCGGCGGACACCTCCTCAAGGCGGCCCACGACTCGCCCTACGGACGGGTGGCCACGGTGGCGGACCCGGAGGGCGCGGTGTTCTCGGTGATCCGCACCGAGCGATGA
- a CDS encoding sulfurtransferase — translation MNAIISASELASDLVGPNPPVVLDIRWQLSMATAAGAAPFDGRAAYAAGHIPGAVFVDLDAELAGEPGEGGRHPLPDLEVFGEAMRAAGVSADRDVVVYDGGVGWAAARAWWLLGWTGHPSVRVLDGGLAAWSGPVSSEVAEPAPGTFEPVAGARPLLDADGAAALARTGLLLDARAGERYRGEVEPIDPVGGHIPGAVSAPTTENVTETGEFRPSGELAERFKSLGVTGTSEVGVYCGSGVSAAHEVLALAVAGIPAALYVGSWSEWSRDRGRPVAVGPDPQ, via the coding sequence ATGAACGCCATCATCTCCGCATCCGAACTCGCGAGTGACCTGGTGGGACCGAACCCGCCGGTCGTGCTCGACATCCGCTGGCAGCTCTCCATGGCGACGGCCGCCGGGGCCGCCCCCTTCGACGGCCGGGCCGCCTACGCGGCAGGGCACATCCCCGGCGCGGTCTTCGTCGACCTGGATGCCGAACTCGCCGGGGAGCCGGGCGAGGGCGGCCGCCATCCGCTGCCCGACCTGGAGGTCTTCGGCGAGGCGATGCGGGCCGCCGGGGTGTCGGCGGACCGGGATGTCGTCGTGTACGACGGTGGCGTGGGGTGGGCCGCCGCGCGGGCCTGGTGGCTGCTGGGCTGGACGGGGCATCCGTCGGTGCGCGTGCTGGACGGCGGGCTGGCCGCCTGGAGCGGGCCGGTGTCCTCGGAGGTCGCCGAGCCCGCCCCCGGAACCTTCGAGCCGGTCGCGGGCGCCCGGCCGCTGCTGGACGCGGACGGGGCCGCCGCGCTCGCTCGTACGGGGCTGCTGCTCGACGCCCGGGCCGGGGAGCGCTATCGGGGCGAGGTCGAGCCGATCGACCCCGTGGGCGGGCACATCCCGGGCGCGGTCTCGGCGCCGACCACGGAGAACGTCACGGAAACCGGCGAGTTCCGGCCATCGGGCGAGCTCGCGGAGCGCTTCAAGTCCCTCGGTGTGACCGGCACTTCGGAGGTCGGCGTCTACTGCGGTTCGGGCGTGTCCGCCGCTCACGAGGTACTGGCACTCGCCGTCGCGGGCATCCCGGCCGCGCTGTACGTGGGTTCCTGGTCGGAGTGGTCGAGGGACCGCGGCCGTCCGGTCGCGGTGGGCCCCGACCCCCAGTAA
- a CDS encoding thymidine kinase, translating to MPELVFFSGTMDCGKSTLALQIEHNRSARGLQGMIFTRDDRAGEGKLSSRLGLVTDAVEVADDQDLYAYLVDHLSQGGRADYVIADEAQFLAPGQIDQLARTVDDLGIDVFAFGITTDFRSKLFPGSQRLVELADRVEVLQVEALCWCGARATHNARTIGGEMVVEGAQVVVGDVNQAEDIGYEVLCRRHHRRRMTAATARAGALSPDVLPIASA from the coding sequence ATGCCCGAGCTGGTGTTCTTCTCCGGAACGATGGACTGCGGGAAGTCGACGCTGGCTCTCCAGATCGAGCACAACCGCTCGGCCCGGGGCCTGCAGGGCATGATCTTCACGCGCGACGACCGCGCGGGGGAGGGCAAGCTCTCCTCGCGCCTCGGCCTGGTCACGGATGCCGTGGAGGTCGCGGACGACCAGGACCTCTACGCGTACCTCGTCGACCACCTCTCCCAGGGCGGCCGGGCGGACTACGTGATCGCGGACGAGGCGCAGTTCCTGGCCCCCGGCCAGATCGACCAACTGGCCCGGACGGTCGACGACCTGGGGATCGACGTCTTCGCGTTCGGCATCACCACCGACTTCCGCTCCAAGCTCTTCCCCGGCTCCCAGCGCCTCGTCGAGCTCGCCGACCGGGTCGAGGTCCTCCAGGTCGAGGCTCTGTGCTGGTGCGGCGCCCGTGCCACCCACAACGCCCGCACGATAGGCGGCGAAATGGTCGTCGAGGGCGCCCAGGTGGTCGTAGGCGACGTCAATCAGGCGGAGGACATCGGCTACGAGGTTCTGTGCCGTCGACACCACCGGCGCCGGATGACGGCGGCGACGGCCCGCGCGGGCGCCCTCTCGCCCGACGTACTGCCGATCGCCTCCGCCTGA
- a CDS encoding alkaline phosphatase family protein, which yields MALPTWDHPEPLAIDSAPVPEYGAGSLADLLPTLAAGMGVPGMTTAIPELTEADRNCVFLIDGLGWEQLKAHPDEAPFMSSLLGSSRGGTGRPITAGYPATTASSLASVGTGLPPGAHGLPGYTVRNPRTGELMNQLRWSPWTEPRAWQPYPTVFQLADAAGVHTAQVSSPTFQNTPLTKIALSGGTFHGRLSGEERMDLAAEQLAAGDRSLVYTYYAEVDGKGHRFGIDSDPWRGQLMYVDRLVQRLAEQLPPRAALYITADHGMIDIPFDEQHRIDFDEDWELRAGVALLGGEARARHVYAVPGAEADVLTCWREVLGEQFWVASRDEAIAAGWFGPQVDERVYARIGDVVAAACDDVLIVATEREPKESAMVGNHGSMAPVEQHVPLLEVRT from the coding sequence ATGGCGCTGCCCACCTGGGACCACCCGGAACCGCTGGCCATCGATTCCGCGCCCGTCCCCGAATACGGCGCGGGCTCGCTCGCCGATCTGCTGCCCACGCTCGCCGCCGGCATGGGCGTCCCCGGCATGACCACCGCCATACCGGAACTGACCGAGGCCGACCGGAACTGCGTCTTCCTGATCGACGGCCTCGGCTGGGAGCAACTGAAGGCGCACCCGGACGAGGCCCCCTTCATGAGCTCCCTCCTGGGCAGCTCGCGCGGCGGCACCGGCCGCCCGATCACCGCCGGCTACCCGGCGACCACCGCGAGTTCCCTGGCCTCCGTCGGCACGGGCCTGCCGCCCGGCGCGCACGGCCTGCCCGGCTACACCGTGCGCAACCCGAGGACCGGCGAGCTGATGAACCAGCTGCGCTGGAGTCCCTGGACGGAACCCCGCGCCTGGCAGCCGTATCCCACCGTCTTCCAGCTCGCGGACGCGGCGGGTGTGCACACGGCCCAGGTCTCGTCCCCCACTTTCCAGAACACCCCGCTCACGAAGATCGCCCTGAGCGGCGGAACGTTCCACGGGCGGCTGTCCGGCGAGGAGCGCATGGACCTCGCGGCCGAACAACTGGCCGCCGGCGACCGCTCGTTGGTGTACACCTACTACGCCGAGGTGGACGGCAAGGGCCACCGCTTCGGCATCGACTCGGACCCCTGGCGCGGTCAGTTGATGTACGTCGACCGCCTGGTCCAGCGCCTCGCGGAGCAACTGCCCCCGCGCGCGGCGCTGTACATCACCGCCGACCACGGCATGATCGACATCCCCTTCGACGAGCAGCACCGCATCGACTTCGATGAGGACTGGGAGCTGCGCGCGGGAGTCGCCCTGCTGGGCGGCGAGGCCCGGGCCCGGCATGTGTACGCCGTCCCGGGTGCCGAGGCGGACGTCCTGACCTGCTGGCGCGAGGTCCTCGGCGAGCAGTTCTGGGTGGCTTCACGCGACGAGGCGATCGCGGCGGGCTGGTTCGGACCGCAGGTCGACGAACGGGTGTACGCCCGGATCGGCGACGTCGTGGCGGCGGCCTGCGACGACGTCCTGATCGTCGCGACCGAGCGGGAGCCGAAGGAGTCGGCGATGGTCGGCAACCACGGTTCGATGGCACCGGTGGAGCAGCACGTTCCGCTTCTGGAAGTACGTACCTGA
- a CDS encoding bifunctional acetate--CoA ligase family protein/GNAT family N-acetyltransferase: MQTSSDRHEYPSHWEADVVLRDGGTARIRPITVDDAERLVSFYEQVSDESKYYRFFAPYPRLSAKDVHRFTHHDFVDRVGLAATVGGEFIATVRYDRINADGRPASLPADEAEVAFLVQDAHQGRGVASALLEHIAAVAREREIRRFAAEVLPANSKMIKVFTDAGYQQKRHFEDGVVRLEFDLEPTDRSLAVQRAREQRAEARSVQRLLAPGSVAVIGAGRTPGGVGRSVLDNLREAGFTGRLYAVNKALQEKELGGVPAHRSVRDIAEPVDLAVVAVPAPYVPEVVAECGEHGVQGLVVVSAGYAESGPAGRERQRALVRQARTYGMRIIGPNAFGVINTSPKVRLNASLAPEMPRPGRIGLFAQSGAIGIALLSRLHRRGGGVTGVTGVSTFVSSGNRADVSGNDVLQYWYDDPDTDVALMYLESIGNPRKFTRLARRTAAAKPLVVVQGARHAAAPQGHAVRATRLPHATVSALLRQAGVIRVDTITELVDAGLLLARQPLPAGPRVAILGNSESLGLLTFDACLAEGLRPLPPLDLTTAASAEDFHRALTKALADDRCDAVVVTAIPAVGETSAQDAALAEALRSASASAPAKPVLVVHVELGGLAEALSAAASTAPQAASTAPGAGQAPRPAERPATTVGGPSEASPRLIPAYPAAERAVRALGEAVKYAQWRREAADPGKVPEYEDIDEKGAAEQIDELLSRGSGLTLAPEDACVLLGRYGIDVHRALPAPTPDEAAAAARTLGYPVALKTTAPHLRHRADLGGVRLDLTDETQLRRAYTELTDLFGTPEVLRPVVQGMAPRGVDTVVRAVIDPAAGAVLSFGLAGAASELLGDTAHRLVPVTDRDASSLVRSIRTAPLLFGWRGSAPVDTLALEELMLRVSRLVDDHPEVVAVSLEPVVVAPRGLSVLGATVRLARAPVRDDLGPRTLPVV, translated from the coding sequence ATGCAGACCTCGTCGGACCGGCACGAGTACCCCTCCCACTGGGAGGCCGACGTGGTGCTGCGCGACGGCGGCACCGCCCGCATCAGGCCCATCACCGTCGACGACGCCGAGCGGCTGGTGAGCTTCTACGAGCAGGTCTCGGACGAGTCGAAGTACTACCGCTTCTTCGCGCCCTACCCGCGCCTGTCCGCCAAGGATGTCCACCGCTTCACGCACCACGACTTTGTGGACAGGGTGGGACTCGCGGCCACGGTCGGCGGCGAGTTCATCGCCACCGTACGCTATGACCGTATTAATGCTGATGGTCGGCCCGCCTCGCTGCCCGCGGACGAGGCCGAGGTCGCTTTCCTCGTGCAGGACGCCCACCAGGGCCGCGGCGTCGCCTCGGCCCTCCTGGAGCACATCGCGGCCGTCGCCAGAGAGCGCGAGATCCGCCGTTTCGCCGCCGAGGTACTGCCCGCCAACAGCAAGATGATCAAGGTGTTCACGGACGCCGGTTACCAGCAGAAGCGGCACTTCGAGGACGGCGTCGTACGCCTGGAGTTCGACCTCGAACCCACCGACCGCTCGCTCGCCGTGCAGCGCGCGCGGGAGCAGCGCGCCGAGGCGCGGTCCGTGCAGCGACTGCTCGCGCCCGGCTCGGTCGCCGTCATCGGAGCGGGCCGCACCCCTGGCGGGGTGGGACGCAGCGTCCTCGACAACCTGCGCGAGGCCGGGTTCACCGGGCGGCTGTACGCCGTGAACAAGGCACTCCAGGAGAAGGAGCTCGGCGGCGTCCCGGCCCACCGCTCCGTCCGCGACATCGCCGAGCCCGTCGACCTCGCGGTCGTCGCCGTGCCCGCGCCGTACGTCCCCGAAGTCGTCGCGGAGTGCGGCGAGCACGGGGTGCAGGGCCTCGTGGTCGTCTCTGCCGGGTACGCCGAGAGCGGCCCCGCCGGACGCGAGCGCCAGCGCGCACTCGTCCGCCAGGCGCGCACGTACGGGATGCGCATCATCGGACCGAACGCCTTCGGGGTGATCAATACCTCCCCCAAAGTGCGCCTCAACGCCTCGCTCGCGCCCGAGATGCCGCGCCCCGGGCGGATAGGCCTGTTCGCCCAGTCCGGCGCGATCGGGATCGCGCTGCTCTCCCGGCTGCACCGGCGCGGCGGCGGCGTCACCGGCGTGACCGGAGTGTCCACCTTCGTCTCCTCCGGGAACCGGGCGGACGTGTCCGGTAACGACGTACTCCAGTACTGGTACGACGACCCGGACACCGACGTCGCCCTGATGTACCTCGAATCCATCGGCAACCCGCGCAAGTTCACCCGGCTCGCCCGGCGGACGGCGGCCGCCAAGCCGCTGGTCGTGGTCCAGGGCGCGCGGCACGCCGCCGCTCCCCAGGGGCATGCCGTACGGGCCACCCGGCTGCCGCACGCCACCGTGTCCGCGCTGCTGCGGCAGGCCGGGGTGATCCGGGTCGACACGATCACCGAGCTGGTCGACGCGGGGCTTCTGCTGGCCCGCCAGCCGCTCCCCGCCGGACCCCGGGTGGCCATCCTCGGCAACTCGGAGTCCCTGGGGCTGCTGACCTTCGACGCGTGCCTCGCCGAAGGACTGCGACCGCTTCCTCCGCTGGATCTGACCACGGCGGCCTCGGCGGAGGACTTCCACCGGGCGCTGACGAAAGCCCTCGCCGATGACAGGTGCGACGCCGTGGTGGTGACCGCCATACCGGCGGTGGGGGAGACGTCGGCCCAGGACGCGGCCCTGGCGGAGGCCCTGCGATCGGCCTCGGCCTCGGCCCCGGCGAAGCCGGTGCTCGTGGTGCACGTCGAGCTCGGCGGGCTCGCGGAGGCCCTGTCGGCGGCGGCCAGCACCGCACCACAGGCGGCGTCCACGGCACCCGGCGCGGGCCAGGCACCCCGTCCCGCCGAACGCCCGGCCACCACGGTCGGCGGCCCCTCGGAGGCGAGCCCCCGGCTCATCCCCGCCTACCCCGCCGCCGAGCGCGCCGTCCGCGCCCTCGGCGAGGCCGTGAAGTACGCCCAGTGGCGGCGCGAGGCGGCCGACCCCGGCAAGGTCCCCGAGTACGAGGACATCGACGAGAAGGGCGCCGCCGAGCAGATCGACGAGCTGCTCTCCCGGGGCTCGGGACTGACGCTCGCCCCCGAGGACGCCTGCGTGCTGCTCGGGCGGTACGGCATCGACGTACACCGGGCACTGCCCGCGCCGACACCCGACGAGGCCGCGGCGGCCGCGCGCACCCTCGGTTACCCCGTGGCCCTCAAGACCACCGCACCGCACCTGAGACACCGCGCCGACCTGGGCGGCGTACGCCTGGACCTGACGGACGAGACGCAACTGAGGAGGGCGTACACGGAGTTGACCGACCTCTTCGGAACGCCGGAAGTGCTGCGCCCGGTCGTGCAGGGCATGGCGCCGCGCGGGGTCGACACGGTCGTACGCGCCGTCATCGACCCGGCGGCCGGAGCGGTGCTCTCGTTCGGCCTGGCCGGAGCTGCGTCGGAGCTGCTCGGGGACACGGCACACCGGCTGGTTCCGGTCACCGACCGGGACGCGAGCTCGCTGGTCCGGTCGATCCGGACGGCGCCGCTCCTGTTCGGCTGGCGTGGCTCGGCGCCGGTCGACACCTTGGCCCTCGAAGAGCTGATGCTGCGCGTCTCGCGGCTGGTCGACGACCACCCGGAGGTCGTCGCCGTCTCCCTGGAGCCGGTGGTGGTCGCCCCGCGCGGCCTGAGCGTGCTCGGCGCCACCGTGCGGCTGGCCCGCGCCCCCGTTCGCGACGACCTCGGCCCCCGCACGCTTCCCGTCGTCTGA
- a CDS encoding M23 family metallopeptidase, giving the protein MAFTCGPGKHRRPSRVKRSTTNAVGVAALTTTGVIGTLAAPALAADASVEQTGLTQAVTLGDSVAAQIDAQAAAQQRAADEAAARKKAEEAARKKAAEEAKKEREAKERAARAAERKRLNTFVLPITGSYISTGYKTGGSLWSSGSHTGVDFHAASGTSVHAVGSGTVVTAGWGGAYGNQIVLKMHDGTYTMYGHLSSIGVSVGQTVTPGQQIGLSGATGNTTGPHLHFEARTTAEYGSDMDPVAYLRSHGVNV; this is encoded by the coding sequence ATGGCGTTCACCTGTGGCCCCGGGAAACACCGCCGTCCGAGCCGCGTGAAGCGCTCCACCACGAACGCCGTCGGCGTCGCCGCGCTCACCACCACCGGTGTCATCGGAACCCTGGCCGCTCCGGCACTCGCCGCGGACGCCTCCGTCGAGCAGACCGGGCTGACCCAGGCCGTCACCCTCGGTGACAGCGTCGCCGCCCAGATCGACGCGCAGGCCGCCGCCCAGCAGCGCGCCGCCGACGAGGCCGCCGCGCGCAAGAAGGCCGAAGAAGCCGCGCGCAAGAAGGCCGCCGAGGAGGCGAAGAAGGAGCGCGAGGCCAAGGAGCGTGCCGCCCGCGCCGCCGAGCGCAAGCGCCTCAACACCTTCGTCCTGCCGATCACCGGCTCGTACATCTCCACCGGCTACAAGACCGGCGGCAGCCTCTGGTCCTCCGGCAGTCACACGGGCGTCGACTTCCACGCCGCCTCCGGCACCTCGGTCCACGCGGTCGGCTCCGGCACGGTCGTCACGGCCGGCTGGGGTGGCGCGTACGGCAACCAGATCGTCCTGAAGATGCACGACGGCACCTACACGATGTACGGCCACCTGTCGTCCATCGGCGTCTCCGTGGGGCAGACGGTCACCCCGGGCCAGCAGATCGGCCTCTCCGGCGCCACCGGGAACACCACCGGGCCGCACCTCCACTTCGAGGCCCGTACGACGGCGGAGTACGGCTCCGACATGGACCCGGTCGCCTACCTCCGCTCGCACGGCGTGAACGTCTGA
- the sepH gene encoding septation protein SepH, with translation MTSAGTTREVPMPELRVVAVSNDGTRLVLKAADSTEYTLPIDERLRAAVRGDRPRLGQIEIEVESHLRPRDIQARIRAGASAEEVAQLAGIPVDRVRRFEGPVLAERAFMAERARKTPVRRPGENAGPQLGEAVQERLLIRGAEKDTVQWDSWRRDDGTWEVLLVYRVAGEPHSASWTYDPPRRLVQAVDDEARSLIGESDDLAAPEPSFPFVPRIARLPRDRPLDRALDRQMERPSLPGPSPDPIEESVSDRDSLTSLLEAVPSFRGDMVVPERPATAELPATEEPPTEPEAEEPPAPAASAGAGSAYADVLMPRSVGSHRDRLVGATDRQAEADGVRPGRRAAVPSWDEIVFGTRRKKQD, from the coding sequence GTGACGTCGGCAGGCACCACCCGGGAGGTCCCCATGCCCGAACTGCGTGTCGTGGCCGTCTCTAACGACGGCACACGGCTGGTGCTGAAGGCTGCGGACAGCACGGAGTACACGCTTCCGATTGACGAGCGTCTGCGCGCCGCTGTTCGCGGCGACCGTCCCCGCCTCGGCCAGATCGAGATCGAGGTGGAGAGCCATCTCCGCCCCCGAGACATCCAGGCGCGGATACGTGCCGGCGCCTCCGCGGAGGAAGTCGCCCAGCTCGCGGGAATTCCCGTCGACCGGGTGCGTCGCTTCGAAGGCCCCGTGCTCGCCGAGCGTGCCTTCATGGCCGAGCGAGCCCGGAAGACTCCTGTCCGCCGCCCCGGTGAGAACGCCGGACCCCAACTCGGTGAGGCCGTCCAGGAACGGCTGCTGATCCGGGGCGCCGAGAAGGACACCGTCCAGTGGGACTCGTGGCGTCGTGACGACGGCACGTGGGAAGTGCTGTTGGTCTACCGGGTCGCGGGCGAGCCGCACTCGGCGAGCTGGACGTACGACCCACCCCGGCGGCTCGTCCAGGCCGTGGACGACGAGGCGCGCTCGCTGATCGGCGAGTCCGACGACCTCGCGGCGCCCGAGCCGAGCTTCCCGTTCGTCCCACGGATCGCACGGCTGCCGCGCGACCGCCCGCTGGACCGTGCCCTGGACCGGCAGATGGAGCGCCCGAGCCTGCCCGGGCCATCCCCGGATCCGATCGAGGAGAGTGTGAGCGACCGCGACTCGCTCACCAGCCTCCTGGAAGCGGTGCCCAGCTTCCGGGGCGACATGGTGGTGCCCGAGCGACCCGCCACCGCGGAACTCCCGGCGACGGAGGAGCCACCGACCGAGCCCGAGGCGGAGGAGCCACCGGCCCCCGCGGCCTCGGCCGGCGCCGGATCCGCCTACGCGGACGTGCTCATGCCCCGCTCGGTCGGCAGCCACCGCGACCGTCTCGTCGGTGCGACCGACCGCCAGGCCGAGGCCGACGGCGTCCGCCCGGGCCGCAGAGCGGCGGTCCCGAGCTGGGACGAGATCGTCTTCGGGACGCGACGAAAGAAGCAGGACTAG
- a CDS encoding GntR family transcriptional regulator: MRIPAHSVCTAIRDDIVAGVYERGSRLTEELLARRYGVSRVPVREALRTLEAEGFVVTRRHAGACVAEPTEQEAADLLEMRMLLEPLGAARAAQRRTEAHLKVLRGLVRLGQERARKGNSEDLRSLGGWFHETLAQASGSPALTSTLAQLRHKIAWMYAVEAPANPAESWAEHGGIVDAVARGDSERARAVTALHAERATVAHRLRFPGVGDRPERVRTSQHPVNMTGVRH, from the coding sequence ATGCGCATTCCCGCGCACTCGGTATGCACGGCGATCCGTGACGACATCGTCGCGGGTGTCTACGAGCGCGGCAGCCGGCTCACCGAGGAACTGCTCGCGCGACGCTACGGCGTCTCGCGGGTCCCCGTGCGCGAGGCCTTGCGCACGCTGGAGGCCGAGGGCTTCGTCGTCACCCGTCGGCACGCGGGCGCGTGCGTCGCGGAGCCCACCGAGCAGGAGGCCGCGGACCTGCTCGAGATGCGCATGCTCCTGGAGCCGCTGGGCGCCGCGAGGGCCGCGCAGCGGCGTACCGAGGCCCACCTCAAGGTGCTTCGAGGCCTGGTCAGACTGGGGCAGGAGCGGGCCAGGAAGGGGAACAGCGAGGATCTGCGCTCGCTCGGCGGCTGGTTCCACGAGACCCTCGCGCAGGCCTCCGGGAGCCCCGCGCTGACCTCCACGCTGGCCCAGCTGCGGCACAAGATCGCCTGGATGTACGCGGTCGAGGCGCCGGCCAATCCGGCGGAGTCCTGGGCGGAGCACGGCGGGATCGTGGACGCGGTGGCGCGCGGCGACAGCGAGCGGGCGCGGGCCGTCACGGCGCTGCACGCCGAGCGTGCGACGGTCGCGCACCGGCTGCGTTTTCCCGGCGTGGGAGATCGTCCGGAGCGTGTGAGGACTTCGCAACATCCCGTAAACATGACGGGCGTGCGTCATTAA
- a CDS encoding HPr family phosphocarrier protein has translation MAERRVNVGWAEGLHARPASIFVRAATASGIPVTIAKAEGNPVNAASMLAVLGLGAQGGEEIVLASDAEGADAALDRLAKLVAEGLEELPETV, from the coding sequence ATGGCTGAGCGCCGCGTCAACGTCGGCTGGGCCGAGGGCCTCCACGCCCGTCCCGCCTCCATCTTCGTCCGGGCGGCCACGGCCTCCGGTATCCCCGTGACGATCGCCAAGGCGGAGGGCAACCCCGTCAACGCGGCCTCCATGCTGGCGGTCCTCGGCCTGGGCGCCCAGGGCGGCGAGGAGATCGTCCTCGCCTCGGACGCCGAGGGCGCGGACGCCGCGCTCGACCGGCTGGCGAAGCTGGTGGCGGAGGGTCTCGAGGAGCTCCCCGAGACCGTCTGA